A genomic stretch from Calidithermus timidus DSM 17022 includes:
- the hisD gene encoding histidinol dehydrogenase, whose product MIQTAQQVRGRFADRRMTIEYGDALERVREILRSIELEGDAALDRWSLELDGAAVEEIPKREWREAYDDLEAELRDALETARERIEAFYRKEPQGGFLEASSEGVLGQLVRPLDRVGVYVPGGSAPLISTVLMTAVPAKVAGVGEIVLASPPRVHPAILAAAWVAGADRLFAMGGAQAIAALAYGTARVPRVDKVMGPGNRYVVLAKREVYGSVGMEALPGPTETLIVADSSANPRLLAADLLAQAEHGPDSEAWLLSPDAELLEAVEAELERQLSDLPRAAIARQALARSGLVRVESLEQALEWANLYAPEHLCLSVREPLEYLGMVRNAGGIFLGEHSCEALGDYIAGPSHVMPTAGTARYGGGLALRDFLKVIPVVGLSAQSSLRLAQLGARLAREEGLEAHARALDLRAAQRL is encoded by the coding sequence ATGATTCAGACCGCACAGCAAGTTCGAGGGCGCTTCGCCGACCGCCGCATGACGATCGAGTATGGCGATGCGCTGGAGAGAGTACGGGAGATATTGAGGAGTATCGAACTCGAGGGCGATGCCGCCCTCGACCGCTGGAGCCTCGAGCTCGACGGGGCTGCCGTCGAGGAGATCCCCAAGCGCGAGTGGCGTGAAGCCTACGACGACCTCGAGGCCGAGCTGCGCGACGCGTTGGAGACCGCCAGGGAGCGCATCGAGGCCTTCTACCGCAAGGAGCCGCAGGGGGGTTTTCTCGAGGCCAGCTCCGAGGGGGTTCTGGGCCAACTGGTGCGCCCGCTGGATCGGGTGGGGGTTTACGTCCCCGGAGGCAGCGCCCCCCTGATCTCCACGGTGCTCATGACCGCCGTTCCCGCCAAGGTCGCAGGGGTCGGTGAGATCGTGCTCGCGAGTCCGCCGCGGGTTCATCCGGCCATCCTGGCTGCGGCTTGGGTGGCCGGAGCTGACCGGCTGTTCGCCATGGGCGGAGCCCAGGCCATCGCCGCCTTGGCCTACGGCACCGCGCGGGTGCCGCGCGTGGACAAGGTGATGGGGCCGGGCAATCGCTACGTGGTGCTGGCCAAGCGCGAGGTCTACGGCTCGGTGGGCATGGAGGCCCTGCCGGGTCCGACCGAGACCCTCATCGTGGCCGATTCCTCGGCCAATCCCCGTTTGCTGGCCGCCGACTTGCTGGCCCAGGCCGAGCACGGGCCCGACTCCGAAGCCTGGCTGCTCTCGCCCGACGCGGAGTTGCTCGAGGCCGTTGAGGCCGAGCTCGAGCGCCAGCTCTCCGACCTGCCCCGCGCCGCCATCGCCCGCCAGGCCCTCGCCCGCAGCGGGCTGGTGCGGGTCGAGAGCCTGGAGCAGGCTTTGGAGTGGGCCAACCTCTATGCGCCCGAACACCTCTGCCTGTCGGTGCGCGAGCCGCTGGAATACCTGGGGATGGTGCGTAACGCCGGGGGGATCTTTCTGGGAGAGCACTCCTGCGAGGCGCTGGGCGACTACATCGCCGGGCCCAGCCACGTCATGCCCACCGCGGGCACGGCGCGCTATGGGGGAGGCTTAGCGCTACGCGATTTTCTCAAGGTAATCCCGGTGGTGGGGCTTTCCGCTCAAAGCTCGCTGCGGCTGGCGCAGCTAGGGGCTAGGTTGGCGAGGGAAGAAGGCCTCGAGGCCCACGCCAGGGCCCTGGATTTGCGCGCTGCTCAGCGGCTTTGA
- a CDS encoding argininosuccinate synthase has protein sequence MKIVLAYSGGLDTSIILKWLIEHYNAEVICFTADIGQGEEVEEARFKALKTGASKAYALDLREEFVRDFVFPMFRSGGLYEGYYLMGTSIARPLIAKHLVRIAKEEGAEAIAHGATGKGNDQVRFELTAYSLEPSIRVIAPWREWDFVGRPQMIEYAAMHGIPVPVTLEKPYSMDANLLHISYEGGVLEDPWAEPPAGMFRLTKDPWEAPNEPELVEIQFEGGDAVAVNGERLSPAELLTRLNAIGGRHGIGRVDLVENRFVGMKSRGIYETPGGTLLYHARRAVESLTLDREVLHQRDQLAIKYAELVYNGFWFAPEREALQAYFDHVARTVTGTVRFKLYKGNIIMAGRRSPLSLYDKSLVSFDEKGGYDQADAEGFIKLNALRLRVRAKAQPKD, from the coding sequence ATGAAAATCGTTTTGGCCTACTCCGGCGGTTTGGATACCAGCATCATCTTGAAGTGGCTCATTGAGCACTACAACGCCGAAGTCATCTGTTTCACCGCCGATATCGGGCAGGGCGAGGAGGTCGAGGAAGCTCGCTTCAAAGCGCTCAAGACCGGGGCCAGCAAGGCCTATGCCCTGGACCTGCGCGAGGAGTTCGTGCGGGATTTCGTCTTTCCCATGTTCCGCTCCGGTGGGCTCTACGAGGGCTATTACCTCATGGGTACCTCCATCGCCCGACCCCTCATCGCCAAGCACCTCGTGCGCATCGCCAAGGAGGAGGGCGCTGAAGCCATCGCTCACGGCGCGACCGGCAAGGGCAACGACCAGGTGCGCTTCGAGCTCACGGCCTACTCCCTCGAGCCCTCCATCCGGGTGATCGCTCCGTGGCGGGAGTGGGACTTCGTGGGACGCCCGCAGATGATCGAGTATGCAGCCATGCACGGCATCCCCGTCCCGGTGACGCTGGAGAAGCCTTATTCCATGGACGCCAACCTGCTGCACATCTCCTATGAGGGGGGGGTGCTCGAGGATCCTTGGGCCGAGCCTCCGGCGGGCATGTTCCGCCTCACCAAAGACCCCTGGGAAGCCCCCAACGAGCCTGAGCTGGTGGAAATTCAGTTCGAGGGCGGCGACGCGGTGGCGGTCAACGGCGAGCGCCTGAGTCCCGCCGAGCTGCTGACCAGACTCAACGCAATTGGCGGGCGGCACGGCATTGGCCGGGTGGACCTGGTGGAAAACCGCTTCGTGGGCATGAAGTCACGGGGCATCTACGAGACCCCCGGCGGCACGCTGCTCTACCATGCCCGGCGGGCGGTCGAGAGCCTCACCCTCGACCGCGAGGTGCTGCATCAGCGCGATCAATTGGCCATCAAGTACGCCGAACTGGTCTATAACGGCTTTTGGTTCGCCCCTGAGCGTGAAGCGCTGCAAGCTTACTTCGACCACGTGGCCCGCACCGTCACCGGTACGGTGCGCTTCAAGCTCTACAAGGGCAACATCATCATGGCCGGGCGCCGCTCGCCCCTCTCGCTCTACGACAAGAGCCTGGTCTCCTTCGACGAGAAGGGTGGCTACGATCAGGCCGACGCCGAGGGCTTCATCAAGCTCAACGCCCTGCGCTTGCGGGTGCGGGCCAAGGCCCAGCCGAAGGATTAG
- the argH gene encoding argininosuccinate lyase: protein MSQDQTQRTWGGRFAEAPDRLAQQFNASWTFDRRLALVDIEGSLAHAAMLAKQGIISAEEAETLRRGLLEVRREIVEGRFVWREELEDVHMNIEARLSELVGPVGGKLHTARSRNDQVATDLRLWLRGELGAILGELEALRRVLVQQAEKYLEPPLVLPGYTHLQRAMPVLLSHWFLAYYEMFSRDAGRIQDALKRLNESPLGAAALAGTGFPIDRHYTAEALGFARPMRNSLDAVASRDFALEALSALAIGQLTLSRLAEEVVLYTSFEFGFAVLPDAFSTGSSIMPQKKNADVAELIRGKAGRVLGSLVALATVVKGLPLAYNKDLQEDKEPLFDACDTYRASLKLMAAMLPGLAWKPEPMAKAAESGFSLATELADYLAQQGLPFREAHHVVGRIVRHCAEAGKELRDLELAELQSFHPLFAAEALELTRLETAIHRRRSYGATAPERVREAIEIAKREVGL from the coding sequence ATGAGTCAGGATCAGACCCAACGCACCTGGGGCGGGCGCTTCGCCGAGGCTCCCGACCGGCTGGCCCAGCAGTTCAACGCTTCCTGGACCTTCGATCGGCGGCTGGCCCTGGTGGATATCGAGGGCTCGCTGGCCCACGCGGCGATGCTGGCGAAGCAGGGCATCATCAGCGCCGAGGAGGCCGAGACCCTAAGGCGGGGACTGCTCGAGGTGCGCCGGGAGATCGTGGAGGGCCGCTTCGTCTGGCGGGAGGAACTCGAGGACGTGCACATGAACATCGAGGCCCGCCTGAGCGAGCTGGTGGGTCCGGTGGGCGGCAAGCTGCACACCGCCAGGAGCCGCAACGACCAGGTCGCCACCGACCTGCGGCTATGGCTGCGGGGAGAACTCGGCGCGATCCTGGGCGAACTCGAGGCCCTGCGCCGGGTGTTGGTTCAGCAGGCCGAGAAGTACCTCGAGCCTCCCCTCGTCCTGCCCGGTTACACCCACCTCCAGCGGGCCATGCCGGTGCTCTTGTCCCACTGGTTTTTGGCTTACTACGAGATGTTTTCCCGTGACGCCGGGCGCATCCAGGATGCCCTCAAACGCCTCAATGAATCCCCGCTGGGCGCGGCGGCGCTGGCGGGGACCGGCTTTCCCATCGACCGCCACTACACCGCCGAGGCGCTGGGCTTTGCCCGGCCCATGCGCAACTCGCTCGACGCGGTGGCCAGCCGCGACTTCGCCCTCGAGGCCCTCTCGGCCTTAGCCATCGGCCAACTCACCCTCTCGCGCCTGGCGGAGGAAGTGGTGCTCTACACCTCCTTCGAGTTCGGCTTCGCGGTGCTCCCCGATGCCTTCAGCACGGGCTCCTCCATCATGCCTCAGAAGAAGAACGCCGATGTCGCCGAGCTGATCAGGGGCAAAGCCGGGCGGGTGCTGGGCAGCCTGGTCGCGCTGGCGACGGTGGTCAAGGGCCTGCCGCTGGCCTACAACAAGGACCTGCAGGAGGACAAGGAGCCCCTCTTCGACGCCTGCGACACCTACCGCGCCTCGCTCAAGCTGATGGCGGCGATGCTGCCGGGGCTGGCGTGGAAGCCCGAGCCCATGGCCAAGGCCGCCGAGTCAGGCTTCTCCCTGGCGACCGAGCTCGCCGACTACCTGGCGCAGCAGGGCCTGCCCTTCCGCGAGGCCCACCACGTGGTCGGGCGCATTGTGCGCCACTGCGCCGAGGCAGGCAAGGAGCTTCGCGATCTCGAGCTCGCCGAGCTCCAGTCCTTCCATCCCCTCTTCGCTGCGGAGGCCCTGGAGCTCACCCGGCTCGAGACCGCCATTCACCGACGACGCTCCTACGGCGCGACCGCGCCGGAGCGGGTCCGAGAAGCCATCGAGATTGCCAAACGCGAGGTTGGACTTTAA
- a CDS encoding N-acetyltransferase, with amino-acid sequence MSTLIEVGSTRLPDVRWDANVELRKARMKDVEPIYTLIKYWAERGLMLVRSHNHLYENLRDFFVLEDEDGHIVGSGALHILWHDIAEVRGLAVHPERQGQGLGRWLALAAEREAKDLGLPQIFAWTLQVKFFTGLGYHVTTRENLPPKVYQECSQCPFYDNCREIGVTKVLDPDNAFRK; translated from the coding sequence ATGAGCACCCTGATCGAAGTTGGAAGCACTCGGCTCCCAGACGTGCGTTGGGATGCCAATGTCGAGCTGCGCAAGGCCAGGATGAAGGATGTCGAGCCGATCTACACCCTCATCAAGTACTGGGCCGAGCGCGGCCTCATGCTCGTGCGCAGCCACAACCACCTCTACGAGAACCTGCGCGACTTCTTCGTGCTCGAGGACGAGGACGGCCACATCGTGGGCTCGGGGGCGCTGCACATCCTCTGGCACGACATCGCCGAGGTGCGCGGCCTGGCGGTTCACCCCGAGCGCCAGGGGCAGGGCCTGGGGCGCTGGCTGGCTTTGGCCGCCGAGCGCGAGGCCAAGGACCTGGGGCTGCCTCAGATCTTCGCCTGGACGCTGCAGGTCAAGTTCTTCACCGGTCTGGGTTACCACGTCACTACCCGTGAGAACCTGCCGCCCAAGGTCTACCAGGAGTGCAGCCAGTGCCCCTTCTACGACAACTGCCGCGAGATCGGTGTGACCAAAGTGCTCGATCCTGACAACGCCTTCCGGAAGTAG
- a CDS encoding glycerol-3-phosphate acyltransferase: protein MDYLNALLAGYFFGSLPFAYWFGLLQGKNLMAEGSGNVGALNALRVLGVIPGLMVLLLDVAKGLMAVAIGEFLGKSFEAGLLAGAAAVWGHCFSAWLLGRGGKGLAPAAGVLLAVKPLMLLFSFALIGLIYLLSRSLYRAIALVALCLPVIAASVGQATPYIWFGFGVGIPIALRHLPEWNRRSLPKPKERSQSR, encoded by the coding sequence ATGGACTACCTCAACGCGCTGCTGGCGGGCTACTTCTTCGGAAGCCTCCCCTTTGCCTACTGGTTCGGCCTCCTGCAGGGGAAAAACCTGATGGCCGAGGGTTCGGGCAATGTGGGAGCCCTCAACGCCCTGCGGGTGCTGGGAGTAATACCCGGCCTGATGGTGCTGCTTCTGGACGTGGCCAAGGGCCTGATGGCCGTGGCCATCGGGGAGTTTCTGGGGAAGAGCTTCGAGGCGGGCCTCCTCGCGGGAGCCGCCGCGGTCTGGGGCCACTGCTTCTCGGCCTGGCTGCTAGGCCGGGGGGGCAAAGGCCTGGCACCCGCTGCGGGGGTGCTGCTGGCGGTCAAACCGCTGATGTTGCTGTTCTCCTTCGCGCTGATCGGGCTGATCTATCTCCTCTCGCGCAGCCTCTACCGGGCCATCGCCCTCGTCGCCCTTTGTCTGCCGGTGATCGCCGCGAGCGTGGGTCAGGCTACGCCTTATATCTGGTTTGGCTTCGGCGTGGGGATTCCCATCGCCCTGCGCCACCTTCCCGAGTGGAATCGCCGCAGCCTACCCAAGCCCAAAGAGCGAAGTCAAAGCCGCTGA